In the genome of Channa argus isolate prfri chromosome 8, Channa argus male v1.0, whole genome shotgun sequence, the window ATGTGCTGGCAGTGACCCAAGTTCTACGGCACCACATCGGAGAGGATATCATTTGCTATCTTAACAAGAAGCAGAGGTTAGCTCAACCAATAATCTCTAAAGGTGTAATAGCTTGCATTTAACCTACAATTAAAAACATCCAAGCGTAGAAATCATTGCAGATATTAATTTTATAGTTTTGCACCATCATGGCTCAGTGGTCATATATATGATATAAGGACGGATGCTTTTTAAGTTGCCTGTATTTTGCAGTAAAGCTTATAAACACAGTTgctaaaacaatattaaaattatgaatAACAACTCATTCTGAATCATGAAACATATAAGGACTGTGGCATAAAGGCTGCAGAAAAATGTATAGAGTGTACCCAAACCTCCATGATGTCATCAGGTGTAttcagtgtttctctttgtatttgtctACTAATAAGTTTTGGTTTTGGTGTGAAAGTaggatacagaaaaaaacaggaggagGTTTGTCACTTTGTGAACGTGTAAACAAAGGacttttagtgtgtgtgtttctgtgctgcatTTCCCAAAGATAATTTCTCTAATTTATTGCAGCTgctcacttcacttcacttacatgtatatatatatatttttgttacaaACTGCTGCTAGAATCACAGcagtcattttgtaaaaaaaacaaaaaaaaacaactcttagAATATTTaagctaaaacacaaaaatgaattgaaacaaaaaaatgctgacTGTCCAGGACTTCCATTTAGTGTAGTCTTACCTGGAAAACAACGACTTTGCCATCGTCAGCCTGAAGGTAGAAGGTCCACGTAGAGGAGATGAAGCTCTGGGCAGAGCTGACAATGTCATTACACCAACTGGAAACAGCCTCCATCACAGAGGGGGGCTTAGGGCGGAGAGTCATGGCCTTCAGCTGCAGAAGAGAGTGCAGGAAAGTCTGTTACTTGGGGATGTATATGCTCTTTAgaatgtattttagttttaataggCCTTTATGGTTGCATTCACTGTAAGTATGTGTACAGCCTTTGACTGCAGAGTGGCCTTTCTCACCTTCCTCTTCTTGATCTCAGGCTCAGAGGGTTGGCTGGCACAGCCAGTGCTGCAGGCCTCCTGTTCCAGCAGTTTAATATATGCCTCCTGGCAGGCTGGAAAGAcataaagagggagagagggacagTTGTAAAGCATGAAAGAAAGACACATGAtgttaaaaaaggaagacaaCAAGAGGGAGTTGAGAGTGCAAATGGAGGAGGAATAAAAGGAAGAAGATGCACAAAAGAGAGTGGGCACAGAGTACTAGTCAGTTCAgtaacagagaagaagaaataaagtgGTGCAGGCTTTTTATGTGTGAAGAATGATAAAGATTCTTGGAAGATGTTGTATTTGGAGACAAATCATCCACATTGGCATTATTGAAAGAGGGGCTAGTGCTGTCTGGACAGCAAATCACAACATTGATTTCCACTACAGTCGTTCAAACAGAGCGATGAGCCTCAAACACCCAGATAATACCCACTGAGTCTGCAGCTTTCAGGAAAAAGAGCCAGGTTTAACAGAGCCGTTGTGTTTAACGCGTTAATGCACCACTAATAGAAGTCTCTATGCTTTTATGTCAAAAGCCTGAAATCTTTACTTTCTTATCTTTTAGGAGGGTTCAGTCTACTTTCACAACTTGCTCTGACAGAACTTCAAGGCCTTAGTAGCTTCAACTTTGGCCTCGGCCTGCTCAACCGGACCATCAAACCCATGCAAACAAACAGTACAACAGTCTGATCACCACACTGACTCACCTCCCTGACACTCCTCCCTGCTGGTGTTGAATCCGGCATTGCCATTGACGAACTGGCAGATGGAGTAGAGGCGACAGCCACGGTGACAGGCACTCATTATGGAGTCCTACCAGTCAGACAGGGACAAGAGGGGGGACACAAAATTAGAGATGCCTCCTGCACTCTTGGGTAAAGTCTACAAAACCTTGTTAGGAAATATGACAAAGATAGGTTATGGCATTTCTTAATGACGTGGTGCAGCTGATGTATTACAGCCTGTCATAAACAGTTTGAGGAAGCTTTCAGTGTCTATAAAAGAAAACCAATGATAATGAGACACTCGTATAAAACTTGTGTCGCAAAATGAGCAGGTGAGAGAGGAAGATGCACTTCACAACACTGTAAAGTGTTCTTCCTCTTGTCGTAATGCCTCCATTCTCGTTgctaagaaaacaaacagcgCCCTCTCGTGACCTCTGTGGGAACAGGAAAGACAAAGAGATTCCCTGAGCACGAACGCTTTATTACAGCCTTGTCTCTGTCATCGTCTTTACTGCGTTTCCCTGTTTGTGCACGAGCAGCAAAACACACTCAAACGACTGCGCATTCAACATCTCTCAGCTTACAGTCAAGTAATAAGCCGGGTGTGCACGTTCAGTCACAATCTTCAACCCAGGTGAATGTGATTCGCTTTGCAGGATGCTCTGCCCTGCAGGATGTCTGAACCACACCTGAAGGCTGAGGAGGAGGCGGAGATggtgggaggaaaaaaacaggCCTCGTCATCCAGGATAAGCTCTACACCTCAGAAACATTTGAGATCAGTGTGGCCTTGTCTGAGCAAGACGATGTTGTGTAAACTGTGAATGAAGGATGATTGTTTCATGGTCACAGTCTCGCTGACCACTCATAGTCTGCATTCCGCGTGGACTGGCGAGTCTTAATTGCGCATTAAGAAATTACTGGCGCAGTTTAGTGCGTCTAGCTGCTCCTTGATATGAGCTTGAATGCACTACTTGAACGAGTCTTAAAGGTGCAGAGGAAAATGAGCCGCATCCGCACTCAGGCCCAACCGTGTGCTGTAGCATCCAGAAGGATGCAGCGGAAAATCGGAGGCAGCATGGTACCAGTTATTACGCACAGACatgaactgatttgtttttctgattttctctctctctctctctctctctctctctctcacacacacacacacacacacacacacatatatatatatatatatatattggccTGTTTATTGTGTTATTATGCGCTTCGTTACAGGCGCTGAAATGCTGGATGTAGTTGTAAAGTCCCTGCTGATAACGCGCTTATTGCAGAGATAACTTACCTTACAGAAAACAGGAATAACTTACTTTAGCAgggcttttgtttttgatggtgAGCTGGCATTGTTTTTTGCAGTAATTGATGTCGCCCAGTTGGTTGTCAAACAGATCCGAGGACGCCGCCACGAGCCCAGCAAGAAATACGGAGAGCAGGGCCGATAAGCCGCACATCCTGCCGCCGAGCAGCAGCATCTCAAACTCTGGGGAGAGGAACGGAGAGTCGATCTTCAGCCAGCACTGAGCTCCCTTTGTGGCGGCGTTGCTGGTGcggatgctgctgctgcctcagcCCGGGTCCTGTGTGCTCCGCTGTTCTGCTTCTGCTCGTGGCGTCACGcgcatcatcattatcatcatcacgCACATGCAGCCCCccaaacacttacacacacacacaaccctgcaGAGCAGCCTCTACTGCAGTGCAAATAATGGGGCAGTAATGACTGTGATTTACATGGAGCAGAGAGTTGGAAAGCTGTGGGAGGCAGATGTCCTGTACAGCACAGAGCAGATGGGTGGTGGGCTCAGTATCGACAGTTTCCAATTAAAGGCACAATTATCAGTTTAATGTCGAGATCCTGCTGAGGGCAAATAACTGataaaaactgtaaagtcaGTTTATATTTTAAGCCAGAAAAATAGTGAATGaatcattaaaatatataatattaattatttattatattataatgcATTGTTtaactaaatgcattttttaccCTTGCTCATGTATTTTTGGTTTGTAAAGCTATTTTTGTTCACTCATCATAATTAGGGGTTACCTTCCCTAAACTTACAACTTTGTTCGACTGTCTgaacttttgtcttttgtgacaCAACGACTCTCGTGTAAAGATTCAGTTTATACAGCAAGTGGAAATTGGATTGAAGGCGTCACCACCTCGCCTCACCTGAAGCTTAGCTGTGGTtacaagcaaataaataaataaataaaataattgtgtctgtgtctgtgaagGGGTGTGTCTGGAAGTGGACAAATTGAGGCGCACTAATGATTTGTGACTTGTGTAGGAAAACTAGGGAGGAGCAAACAGCATGAACCAGAGTGTTGCAGCATAGCGGAGCCACTCTGGAGGTAAAAACTCCGTGTTTCGTCTGAGAGCCTGAGGTCTGTGTTTCACCGGAGAACAGCCGCTGGACAGTGGATTTGCGCCGTCGCCTCTCTGCTTCTTCTCGCGTCTTCGAAAATAGAGGAAATAGCTGACATAACTATGTTTTCCTCCaagtttcttcttctcctctttgttcCACGCGTGTTGTTCTCCTCCACACGTAAGTACCAAACTTTTGAAAGATTGACAGACGCTCAAAGTTACCTCGGCCGCAGAAGAAGAGAGGTGCAGAGTGATCTGTTTGTTATACGGAGGCTCCACACCAACAAAAACAGATTATGATTTATGTATATGGTGTTTTTAATCACTCCAcctataataattaaaaaccacaacaatCCACTTGGCTCCTTATTGAAATGGTTTTCTAGAGAAGAAGCCaagtcaaattattattattatggatgATCACAGTGTTTGTAATTTTCGTCACACTGTATATCAAAATCAATAGGTTAACTTTATGGTAAAATAACCAGATGCTGATGTCTCTTCGTCCAGTGGTGTAAATTAACGAACCAATAAAATCAATACATTGATGCAAAGACTAACATGTGCACCCTGTACTGCAGTGAACAAAAATATCTCGGGAAAATTTAAAGAGACCCTGTTTGACAAACTGTGACAGGCAACATCCTCATTACACCATTTCACTGTGTATATCACGATGCAGTCAAACTTTAATGTTCCCAGAAAACCTggctattatttaaaaaaagtttgaaaaaacttACAGTACTGTGAACAACTAATGCTGTAGTGTTAAcagaattgtttaaaaaatatatcaactTAACATCTAATTGTCATGTTTCCTACTTAAATAAATCCAGATGCAATGACAACAGCAGATAATACGTGAGTAATCATTAGATGTGATTGTGTGCCTAATGATGATGCCTAGTGATGGTGATGAAGCTGATGAGATAAACTGAACTAAACAGTGCTATTCAGAATTACTGTGTGAATGCAATGCAACAAAGATTACATTCAGAGTCATCAGTAAGGAAAGACTGAGCAATTCCTTTGCAAGCAGCTTCTTTACCTTTGgtggaaaaaaagacatgttaATTATTCTTATGTATTTTGTACTTCACTAATTGAATCGTGCTCACTGAAGCACAGAGGTTAATTCATGACCTTTTTACCTAGGTATAGTTTTCATCTCAGTGCactggtttttgttttagatgCCACTAAATCCAACAAGGCTGGAACCAGCGTGGTTTGACATATGTTAGAAAGCTTTACAACCGCCCACCTGCAGCATGGTTAATAACACTCTACACATTAACTCTCATATCTCTGTGAAGAAGGAGCCCAGTGgtaacattcaaacacacactgcagggtTTTTCTTGTGAGCATCAATCACAGAGGTAAGCTTTAAGACTAAGAGGGGTCACAGTATGGAAAACCATTCAAGGATTTTACCAACAAAGCAAGGTGACCTTTCTGAGTGATCCTACTGGGACTCCATAAATCCACTTGATTATGGGGTCATAAATATGTGCTGAGCTCCTGCTCTGTTGTGgtgcagtgctgctgcagaAGCACTGCTCACACTCTGTCTTCATAGGGTGGGCAAGAAAATTTGACTCTAATGATTTGGTGGTTATTGCAGTTTCACCTCCAGCTTTACAGGTAATATGTTTAACACCTAAACAAATAAGACTGCACAAGAAAAATGTTCGTTAATGTAGCAGAGACTAATCAATATAagtgaggaagagaggaagCTAGGAACctaaaatatatgaataaaactGCAGTGTGGTGTTGTTGCAAAAAGTACTGTTGTGTTGAGTGAAACAATTTTGTTAATAGCGGCTTAAGAAATATGTTTACTCTGTGTAAACATGGTAGATTGTGGGCAAGAGATCAAAATTGTATTAAAAGgagtggatgtttttttttttttttggtattgatCAAAGTAACCAATCAGGAAAGGTGTAaaatcacagaaacaaacataacataaatttattattttcaataataaCTACAGtcgtaaaattaaataaaacctaattGACGTTTTGATAATTGAAATATGTAtaactttaatttgtttgagtGTTGTATTTTTAGGTGAAAACAAGCAGTTTGAGGGCATCACATTAAGGTCCTCAAACTTATGATGGGCAGTAACTGATTGTTAAAAGATAATGAATAATCAATTCCAACCCTAAATGAACCCAGGCACCTCATATCTGAACCGCTTATCACATTATGTTTCGCTGAGGTGCCGGAGCATGTCCCAGCTGTCCGTTGGCTAGAAACAGGGTACACCGGGGACAGA includes:
- the tmem59l gene encoding transmembrane protein 59-like, which translates into the protein MLLLGGRMCGLSALLSVFLAGLVAASSDLFDNQLGDINYCKKQCQLTIKNKSPAKDSIMSACHRGCRLYSICQFVNGNAGFNTSREECQGACQEAYIKLLEQEACSTGCASQPSEPEIKKRKLKAMTLRPKPPSVMEAVSSWCNDIVSSAQSFISSTWTFYLQADDGKVVVFQSQPEMDYSLSDLQAPRSNVADKPWPQIHFHTQRPHGVRGHGEKGAPRAGGKGKHPVQHIDDSTAEHDFLGCMSRRSGLPRWILAACLFLSIMVMLWLSCASLVTAPEQHIKTQLSINGDKEFLDNAHKVNPYHLSPVIAVPMKQSEESQEAGPLPVKVDLNKTCV